The sequence below is a genomic window from Corythoichthys intestinalis isolate RoL2023-P3 chromosome 4, ASM3026506v1, whole genome shotgun sequence.
TTTTTtcgggacaccttgaacttcatgtctaaactgttgttttcttcactgaccaattataatccacattttggacccaaaaagacaaaaaaatcccaaaatcttttttcaaaatttgtaaagttgacgtcccattgacaaccaaacatgctcgaccaaccgttttgaagcttgataatatttattcaacttgttaggataaacattcaatagaaaaaaataagattgaatagttttatgtttgacaattcaacacaagcagcaggtatggtcataggcgtttttggcctttacacatactatggtcaaaccaggctatatagtgtgcaaaatagtgagaaaaaaatgtgtatatatcatctaacacaaaaagggtttggaagatatctctttgtgaagttagtttccaaaccttatcaaaagtatatatgtacatgcaatcaagcttctcgcgcacacatctacataaaaattgaaaagaatacagtgaagaaaaaaatacataacattgaaaaaaagtattttaaaaaatatttgacaagtagttcaatttCTTGGATTTTTCAGGcacgcgacccaataaagttgtttttttttgttttgtttttttgcgcactcaataaagcttcttcttgaacaggtcacggagctgcgtcacacacaacgtcacacacacagcctactctttcgccgtttgcgctctactgtcacttctactcgccaagacgccgattcatcagaggaaaacaacaacaaatacgactcatcttcttccttgagttaatgaaataatgcataagcttgtgctaaatgtagttttagattcattctgcacgtttcaaagtcgctcgctcaaaccaaccggtgttgtgcatttttcggcacgacaccggccgctgcttgcttcgcatgcctccctttcaatagttggcgcctcgctcggaaatttattaaaaatgatcacattcggttcgtccttcctgacatcacaacgactctTGGGATTAGCATTTTGTGCAGCTTtcgcttttgaaaaaggacaagaaatgatgacaatatggagatggatacatggtccatgcagcgttttaatgtatatttatgagtgcaataaaactagaaaattcaaatgacattatctcccgtttttcttggccgattgacttcaaataaaaactggtgtggacatcaacttccgcactttcaaacgagaccaaccagcggcacgtgggtgatgtaattacagcgtgacgaagcttcaaagacgatatgcgtaaaagcgtcgctgccgacacgttcggtgttaaagggttaaaaaatgtcCTCTGTATCGGACATTCGAAGTACTTTTGTACATTTTACCCTTTCCCAAATGACAAGAAAGGTCATTCTCAGGAGCAGAGCGAATTTTACTGTTCATTGTTGAGCGAAACTCAGACATTGAGTTAtctgatgaagatgatgaatatCCACTATTTGACGGAGAAATAGAGGAAGATGATTCAGGGACCTCTTAGGAGGAAATTGAAGCAGAGCAGACCAgaaatcggttttacaaattgAGAAACTCCATCAACGACCTTGATGTttcaaatgaagaaaaaacaagTGATGTCTTGTGGAGAATCAGGGCCCTCTTGACCAAACTACGGCAAGGACGTCCGAGTCTGCCAAGAACAGGAAAATTGTGACAAGCAAATGGTTCCTTTGACTGATCGATGCCCAGTGTGCCAGTATGTACCGGGCAAACCAAACCCAAGTAGACTCAAGGTAAATATTTGTCTTTGGTGCACCAACTGGTCTAGTTTTGGATTTTGTGGTCTACCAAGGAAAGACAACCTTCACAGTTCCAGGAGGAAAGAGCATTGGGGAAGAAGCTGTTCTTCAATTGACATAGTCTGTTCTCAAGGCACCCACCTGTCCTTTGACAGGTATTTTACAACAATCAGCCTCCATGACACCCTGATGACAAAAGGACTGACAGCGACTGGAACTCTCGTGAATAACAGGGTTCCAAAAGACTGCCAGATCAGAGGGGATGAGCTCTTCAAAAAGAACTAAAAAGGGTCACCAGAGATGGTTGTGAGACAAAGCACATCTGAACTTGCCGTCATAAAATGGTTGGACAACAAGCCAGTGGTCATGGCATCATCTGCTTATGGGATTGAACATCAGGGCACACTCAGAAGATGGTCCAAGAAATAGAAAAGGTTTGTCCAAGTGTCAAGGCCACTGGCAATTGCTGAGTAAAACACCAACATGGATGGTGTGGACTTGgtcaattgaatgtagtttttttACAGGATGCCCGCTCAGACTAGAAAATGGACAGATCGTGccattttccccttttttgaCCTGGCAACTGCCAACTCATGGCTTCAGCATAAGAGTGATTGAGAGTGTCTGGTGGAGAAACCACAGAAGTTCCTTGACTTCAAAGTGCTCCTTGGTGAAGGATTAATTGCTCGAGCCCAAGCAGGACGTGCAGCAAGTGACAGTAAAGATGACTTCACTCCCccatgtcaaaaatgaaaacaacagACAAATCCAGCTCTGAGACACTATGGTGCTGTGCATTCTAATTACTTCACATAGATTGgggaatttcaaaataaatgagactggacaacatttttttccctggtAGTCAGGAGGATATGGAAAGACATTTGAGTTGTTGTCCCTTTCGTTGTAGGTAAACGAGATGAGAGCGCGCCGGTCCGAAAGCTGGAAGGTCTCCTCAGGCCAAAGATTGAGGCTGAGTTCAGACTCCTGTTCACTCAAGTACACGTGACTAAAGTCGCCTCTACAATTTCAACCAATTTGCTTCGCACGGAGAGGTAAAAAGCTGCATATCCATTCTTTAAAAACCTATTCATTTCATTGAGCAATGTTTAATCATGTTTGTCTGGGATGCAAACAACAGTCATTGTAATGACAATATTTACACAACTCCCATGGCATTGGCATAGTCTCGTTATACACAAAACTGAAAACCAAATGGTTGTTATGATCTCAGGTGTTTGTGCTAATGGTAGTATTTGGACAGATGTTTTGCCATCGTCTGGCACTTCGGCAACAGAATTAGTGCAGAATATGAATCTATGGATGTTTGATGTCACCCCCCCCCTTTGAAAGATTTCACCAAATTGTACAGGTGATGGTGGCAGGGGACTTTCAATTACTGTATGTGTCAACAATTAGTTATTCTAGGAAAGCAAATCACTGATTTACACCTGGGACATAATAAGCTTACCTCTACTATCTTTTTCCTCTTCAGTTTCCTGGACCCAATTAGACAATATATAAGCAACATTGTCCAACTCGAGCTGCAAAAGGAAAATGAGCGTTTGGCCTTGGAGCAAAAGACAAACCAACTCCTTGAGTTCCTTTCAAGGAAAGAATACAAGACGGCTATGGATATGGTAACACACAACATGTTTACTCTTACATCAAcaaaattgaatatttttgtgCGTATttgttaggggtgtaacggtacacaaaaatctcggttcggtacaaaCCTCGGTtttaggtcacggttcggttcattttcggtacagtaagaaaacaaaatgcaaaatataaatgtgctagttgtttattacacacttttgtgctttcgacaatcggaacattagcctatgacAAAACTAGAATTCTGCCCAAAAATAGAAagtacaatattctgaaatgtagatattttgaaaaacaaaataaagataactttggctaagactttttcttcaaaataaatatctgatgtgcaaaaattgaacagttgcaacaccgAAGTGAAGAGTTcttccatctatattcttttttaatttttaaataaaatattcatttttaatttaatttccccacccagagggccaaccatcTTCCGTGTGaacatttaaccgttacccacgctgctcactgcacttctgagtggtgcgacggccctggccgtttaattgttatcttttttgagactgtcaatCATCTGACCGCCGCGTCCGCCAGCtcgctgcctcccctcccaacgtggcgtactctgattgacgccggacgggcagacgacgtcaccgccgctgacgggccacccgaactagccgctgtctgacatgtatccattattcagcgctttgtttacatttgcggcaataacgacacttgctttacggcagctaatccgatacacggtaaagcggctctgggtaatactattagtgttgcccgataccgatacctggctgtgcagtatcggccaatactgataccattccgataccactctgtttgcgggaaaaaaaaaaaaactgtgtgtgtgtgtgtataacgggtgcaacgatacagttaagtcacgcttcggtacgattttcgatacaattcaattagggctgtcaaacgattaaaatttttagagGGTGGTCGGACCCGATTAGTACCATGGGCTGCACTTTGGTGAACGTGTGTAGAGGAACCCCTTTCAGGTGGTTGTATTTTCTTGACAAATTGTTTCCTGGACATGACTGCTCTGCTAGCTGGAGCTCAGATGCAGTGAAGGCTTGGCTGATGAGTTGATAGACGCGTGGCTGTGTGTTGGCAGATACTTCAAATGACACCATCATTCCTTGGAGCTTCAAGACGTCCTGCCTGATGGTCTCTAGCTGGAGAGACTCCTCTTCTCCACGTAACCCAAGATGTTTGGCTGCTGCAGCTAGAATCACTGTGCGCTCGGAGCCGTCGTCTAACACCGCATACGTGTTCAGTGTTCGTTTACCGTGGCGAAGCAGCACTGGTACCACCTTCAGAAGAACACGCCCTGAGTGGCTGGCATGATCCAGGTACACTGCGTTGGTGGGAGTGCTAACAGTGAGGATGTTTAGCTGTGGGTCTTGAGCCACGACGTCATGAAGTATCAGCAGGTGTTGTTTGTTGCACGTGGAACAGTCTCTTTAGAGTACAACTTTCAGGTGAGTGGCCACGCCCACATCGCCAGCATTTACCTTTGTCCTTAATCCAAGCTGCTTTCTCTGCTGTAGTGATTTTCTCAAACTCAGGACAACCGTTGAGGTCATGATCCTGGGTGGTCGTGCAATATGGACAATACGGCGTGAAGCGCTCTCTTTTCTTGCCTGTAGGCTGATCTTTCTTTGATCCTGGTTGGGAGTAAGTCTGCTGTCTCTGTGAAGAGGGCTGTTGTTGCTTGACTGTTGACGAGTCACTGCTGAAGTAGACTGAAGCTGGTTTGCTCCACTGTGATTTAACTGTTTTAGTCTCTTTCTGTGTAGTGTGACTGAACTCGGCTGAGTTGCCGTCTGCAGCACGTCGTGACACCTGGAGCACCTGAACCTTCATATCGACCCATTCAGCGAGGTCAGGTAGTGTGTATGTTTGGTCGCTTCCACTGCGGATGATCCCTCTTTTAATGCAGTATTAGGCAAAGCTATCTCTGTACTTAGCAGGCAGTTTAGCTAGGAGAGTGTCAACGCGGGAACCGCACTGCAGCTCAGACTGAGCGGGACCATGCATGCGACTTAGCATTCCCACCAGTGTATTTACAGCTGAGGAGAAGTCCTCAAAAGCCTTGAAATCTCCAGGTTTCACCGGTGGGGAGTTCAATATGGCTTTTAGTTCTCCCTGGATCAACTGTCTTGGCTGCCCATAACGTTGTTGTAGAGCGTCCATTGCACTACTGTACGGTGTAGGATCATGGATGTACCTCTTTGCTATTTGATACGCCCTAGGCAGTTTGAGGTGATCAAGTAAAACTTGATATTTATAGTCTTCAGTTAGGTGTCGATGTGGACTAAGTAAGCTATCCAGCCCTTTTTTCAGCATAATAAAGTCACTCTCCCGTCCGGAACTGAAAAATGGCAGCTTGGGTTTAGGAATACCGTATGAAGCTGCAATAGCCATTTCTGTCATGCTGAGTGTTGCAGGATTGTTGTAGGGGgaattatttgcagctgtagtaGGTTGAGCAGCAGAGGGCGCAACCTGTGGGTAATAATAGGCAGCTGGCTGAGAGGCAGGCTTGTATAACTGTGGTTGACCAGCAGGGGGATATCCAGCTTGTGGAAATGAATAAGATGCTGGATCAGTCGCTGGCTGATGCTGAGGAATGGTGCTGAAGACTTGTCTTGGAGGAGGTTGGAATCCTAATTGCGGCCCAGGTGAGTAAGTTATCTGCTGCTGGACGTGTTGAGGATAATTCGGCTGTAGTGTGCCTTGAGGCTGCGGAGATGCAGGCTGAGCAGTATACAGAGTAGGTGGCCTTGTTAGTGGAGCTACAGGCCGGTTTATTATTGGTTGAGCTGGGTGATGAATTGGCTGGATATGCTGGTCAGTATGCATTACGGGTAGAGGTGGTGTGAATACTCTCTGAGAAAGTGGGGTGTGATGAGTAGACTGCGTTAAATATGGCTGTGAAAACTCCGGCCTTGATCCGGTTAGAGCAGCTGAATGACGAGTGAGATCACCGAGATCCAGCGTAGGTGCTGCTACCTGAACTGACGGCTGCAGAGCTCGGACAGCTTTAGTCGTTGAGCTGATTTCTTGCTGATGTGTGGACTGTGTTGTCGGCGGGCCAAGCTCGTAGTTGTCTAGTAGATGACGATGTCCTCAATCAGCTGATGTCGAACTCATCTGATTATCCATAAGTGGGGATGTTCTGGTGGTTCCATTAATGTGAGGAAGGCTAGAAATCCGACGAGGATATGATGAGTCGAACTGATTTCGTGGAGGGTGAGTTTGACCTTTGACACTGTCCATGGCTGACTGTAGCTGTCATTTGCCGAGCGATGTCTCTCATACGTGCTTCCATTCCTTCCAGCCCCAATGCTTCTGTCCCAATCAGCGAAGCATCTTCTGCAAATTCCTCTTGTTCAACCTCCATTACCTGGGGTGACTC
It includes:
- the LOC130914379 gene encoding cell division protein ZipA-like, with the translated sequence MHTDQHIQPIHHPAQPIINRPVAPLTRPPTLYTAQPASPQPQGTLQPNYPQHVQQQITYSPGPQLGFQPPPRQVFSTIPQHQPATDPASYSFPQAGYPPAGQPQLYKPASQPAAYYYPQVAPSAAQPTTAANNSPYNNPATLSMTEMAIAASYGIPKPKLPFFSSGRESDFIMLKKGLDSLLSPHRHLTEDYKYQVLLDHLKLPRAYQIAKRYIHDPTPYSSAMDALQQRYGQPRQLIQGELKAILNSPPVKPGDFKAFEDFSSAVNTLVGMLSRMHGPAQSELQCGSRVDTLLAKLPAKYRDSFA